The Brassica napus cultivar Da-Ae chromosome C7, Da-Ae, whole genome shotgun sequence genomic interval ggagagagtttattataaggaagaagaagaatatgtaatggttctttgattataaactcttgttattgtttatggtgtacaaaagagtgagatgagtgatggtatttatagtgaacaacaatacataaaataacaaagatagtgcttaatttggtaaatgagtgggtgatcatagtgtttgatgagtagatgatcatagtgcttgagttggtaaaggagtggatgatcatagtgcttgagtttggtaaagaagtggatgatcatttcaatgcttaatttataacaaaaagtatttaataaatcaaagaaTAATAGTCCATTAGAGAAAGCCGCCACAATGGCAAtggaaaataaccaaaatatcaCTTTCCTCACTagtcattatttttttctttctataaaCCTATAGGAACAGAATCAAAACAACCAGCAGAGCATAATAACCGGTAACATTCCCCGACAAGAATCTCTCTGATACGCCGCAGTTTCCAAGAGAATCTTTCAGCTCCGCCAGTGAATCCAACCGCAACTTCGGATTCGGCCCATATAGCCTGAGTACACCTGCCACGTCATCAACCGTAAGGTCAACCTTCTTGGTCCTTGGCCGGAGAGTCGGGTACATAACCGCTGACTCACGCGAGCTGTGTCCTAACCCCAGCAAGTGACCAATCTCGTGAGTCGCCACCGACTCCAAGTCAACTGCAACCTTTGATCCGAAGTCGTCGTTGACGACCCACGTCTCCGCCGCGTCGAAGTGGACCCGTCCGTTCTTCGGCGCAAAAGCGTGTGCTAAAGTCCCGAGGACTCCGTCAAACGGCTGCCCGTCACCGTGATCCCCGGCGAAAAACCCGATCTTTAAATTCGCCGTCGTGTAATCATCGACCTCCTTGAAACTCACCGGAATCACGCTCGCCCACCGGCCGAACGCTCGTCGGAAAACTGTTTTGACGTCGTCGGATATCGGGTAATCGAGTTTGTGTGTTTCCGAGAAGGCGTAGGTTAGCGTGTCGCGGCTCCACTTCGGCTTACCGCCGAAGTACGTGTAACGCGCCGTCACGTGCATGCCGTTGTTGATCATGTGTGTATCGCTAACGCCACATCGCGGTGACGACATGAGGGTGACGGTACTCGTGTCGAGTCTCCCGGTTATCGGTAAACCGAGATTCTTTTGGTACAGAGAGATTGCTGATTCGAGGCGGCCATCGAACACGTCGGAGAAGCTCTTAGAGCTATCACTACCGTTGTCTTTGACGTAACCGAAACGGTGGAGGTATCTTTTGAGCTCGGATACGCCGCTGACGTGGCTGCCTAGTTGGACGTCTACAAGACGTGAGAAATCATGCCGCGTGGAGTTGCTGACTTTTATTGTTTGAGTTGCTTTTGTTGTATATTCATTTGGGAGGTTTCTGGCGGAGAGCCGGCGAGGGAAACAGAATAAGATAACGGAGATGATTAAGACAAAACAGAGAGCTATGTTTCTATGGGTTAAATTCAGAGTCATGGCAAAAAAAGATTCTGAAAGTTCTGATTTTAAATAACCGTGGAGGTAGGATAGAAAAAGAGGAAATAGTTATATAGATTCTAACGTGAGGATTACCTTTAAACCCAAAAGGAATCTGGAAGTTGGACTATGACTTGGAAGTTGCTTCGGTTGGGTCAACTGAATCATGTCCGGTCTAGGAATACAATGTGAAGATCCTTGTCCTAATagaacaacatttttttttggcacAAATCCTAATAGAACAAACTAATAACCCAATTAAATCCTGCCACAGATTAAGTTTAATTAGATGGGCATGCATGCTTTTATCTATGACAACCATATTGTATTTACATATCATTCTTGTATCTTAAACGACTTATCTGGcgatatttatataactattttttaaaagaaatttatataactCCCTACTACTAACTCTAAAGCTTATTCTCTGATTTCTCTaatttgactttttaaaattgtattttccaaAAGGCATCTACGTGTTAATTTGCATTGAATTTGGCATAATTCATTATAAGTAGTTAACTTGGAATCTCGCTAAAGGTATAAAGTTCTTCTATAAGGGTTGCGGTTTTTAGTTTTGTCATTCTTATTTAAGTTTAGACTCATGAGTACATTAGCGATAGACATCTTGGATTTCTTGTTTAtatctcattttcttttaaCCTTAGTATAATATAAtcgaaaagtatatatattcaGTCTccaattaataaaatctttatttttatagtcATAAGAAATTTAGTAAACCACGTTATATTTTCTAGATCGTTTACTCTtctttgtttttagtttgtttccGAGTTATCTTCTCGCATCTGTCGTAACACTATTTTTAAGTTGACCactcttaacaaaaaaaaaacatttatataaatgcaTCGAAGTCATCTTTAAAACTTCTCGAAAATTGGATGAAGAAAACTGAGGAGCTAGAtgtagaatataattatatgttttgttgtgtaaatttcttaaatatgtatatagaaAGACTATCGTAGGCGTTAACTAGAGCTACATGAGAGTTTTCGTACTGTTCATGCTGTTTTCAAGGAGTACAtcccaaaatatatatttcaaataaatgtatttatatgtctGCACAGAGTATTAATCGGCAATAAAACCACATATGCAATTAATGGATTGATATTTGGGAATAAATTGGGCAAATTAAACGATGAGTAACATAGATGATGTGAATGTCTTCGTTGGAGTATAGCTGAGGTCTAATGAGTTTGTTGACCATAATTATTAATTAGGTATATTTCAATTTCAATAATATcggatctttctttcttttttgttgttcttgttaTCTATTATCCAAGAATGAAAATAAGACCCTTTTAAGGTTTACTATGTTAGATTCTTGGTTATAAGGAAAGTTCGTCTGCAGAAGAAACCCCTAGGGATCGGTAAGGGGGTTACGTGTGAGATGAGACCACCAACATAAGAGCTCTCCTCCTAAACAAGATAGGGAGATTCAGTACAGTGCGAGCATGTTAGGAGGCCTAAGACAAATCAAAACAtacatttattgttttaattaatagtaataaatttaaataaaaataaaaataaaacaaaattcatgCTCTTacataaatgttatttttacatatatcaatttttaaaaacaaatatatttctaaatctgaaaaaaaatttgtagcaaaaacaaaaatcaaacctctaaaaatatatattaaaatcattaaaactgTAATACCATATTAGAATTAATCTGAAAATTATTTACTGTAAGGAAAACTGAACCACTTTagataacataatataattaatttggaAAGTATTTACTCCAAGCAAAAATGACACCTACCTTCAAAGACATTATTTACTGATATTAGGAGCCCTGGAAACTATATATGCATTACGGACCTAAGGCAAATGACTTTTTCTTTACACCATAAGCACGACTCTGAGGAGGTTGAACCAAATGGAAAAACATTTTTTAGCGATTATATCTTCAGTTTCCTTGTCATTTTCTGTAGATCAGTCCTGATTCCTATCGTATTGAACGTTCGTTATCCACAAACATACCTTTTCGACCTTGTTTTAAAGCATATCACCAACTACTTACAagtaaatatgtaatttttaaaaaagtaatatttatattaattcatCCATAATCTGAAAAGGTTTAATGGATTACAGCAAATGAATCGAGTGAAAAACTGGAATTAACTGATCATAATTACCGATTAACCCactttaagaagaaaaaaaactacaacAAAAGACAGAGGACACGACCATTCCAAGCAGGCGCCACCACCTCTCATCTCCTGACCACCAGCAACAGTGGTACAGGCACTCCTCAAATTTCTCCCGCTCAAGCAACACCATCTCGACAGCAAGTCTTTAAGACATCGGGGAGCGCGACCTGTATAAATCATCCAGCGATATCGCCGAGGTTGTTGAGGTGCTGAGATAAGCAACCACAACTGACACGCTGGGAGTCTGGGACCGTATGTATAAAATCTCATTTCCTAGCCAATAAGGCAATAACCACCCAAAGAAGAGAGCCGGGAAATGTCTCGAGTGTTGAACAACAAAAAATGAGTAGAGACTACATAAACACGCGCTGTTCCTTTGATCCtacatatatgatatgataCAAACTATAGTAAAGcctaaaaatacattttttctagGAAAATAACCTATAAATTACATATTATTAAGATATCTTGTACTATTAATCACTGCGTTACGAGAAATAACATTGTGTGTAGTATTTTCTGTGTTATTTTTTATGACCAAGCTATGTTTTTTTCGCTATCCTTGGACAATAGCTCAATGATATATTCTTTAAAAGACAAGTGACTAATTTTTTCtgtaataaaaatacattttgacttctttaagagttttttttagtGCCACCAAGATTCTGACAAGACGAATTATATCCATGTTAAGTAATTGATTGCTTAATTAATGATTGAACTACATAACATGACCAAATTAATTAAGCTACAAATCAGGAAGCCTGTGGTCCAATCAtccaactaaaaaaaaactagcaTGTTATGGCAAAAGCCGTATAAACCAGTTTAATTCGGTGTAGGAGTAACTTCGACTTGGTTATCGTGTGATCATAACTTGGCGGTGGTTTTGGGACGGACACGTGTGTTGATTTTGTATCACGTGACCCCATCACAACTAACTTTAAATTCGATACTGATTCTCATGTAACAGTTGTGCTTTCTTCCATCTAATAGTTTATGTTTCCAAAAAGATATGAATAACATTATTATTAGAACTAGATCGTTTTCCGCGCTATTGGTTTTAAATCTAACAGTAGATTATGGTGTCATGtatgattttttcttttggctAGTTGCTAAAATTAGGAGTGTCATGtatgattttttcttttggctAGTTGCTAAAATTACTACACATCCTCCACATATCTAGTTTGAACAATTACACTTCAGAGAAATGAACTTTGAGAAAGAatagtactccctccgttttttaatataagtcgttttagaattgtgcacatagattaagaaatcattaattttttatattttctaaacaaaaacatcattaattatttacctaaccacaaatcaaccaataataaaatagaaagtatattttcattggtcatataacattaagtgttaataaattttacataaaaaaccgaaaacgtcatataatttggaacataaaaaattctctaaaacgacttatataaaaaaacggagggagtaccaTAAAATTAAGCGCAGAATATTATTCTACCAATTTGAGCTAAAGCCACAATATGTCTCATGGCTGCATATACAATTTTCCAACATAATTGAGCTATTTCTCAAGTAACCAAATTTGTTTATATATCTTATGTTAGTGGCTAAGGCTAATACAATGCGTTGGTAAGTTTAATAATCCGTAAATCGATCTTaataaaaccgaaccgaagtacatatataaaaacaccCTTAAAATTAACACTTATGTACACATTAAAGCCACtgaattaataaataaacttaGGGGATGTTAGTGAGAAATGGATTTGTAATGATTATTATACTTTTCAAGTTTcgtgttattggtttattgaTTTTTACATTCTCATTAAAATCGAGTGTTATTGGTACGCGCGGTTTGTATTATGTACATTTTGTTTGCTTTTATATTGTtgtatttattcattttttttcttaattagttGATTTCAAGAGTTTTTTTGTCTCAAATTTATTTGTtgaatccttaaaaaaaaaatcatattctacattttattttacttgAAAATAGTGTTTTTAATTCATATGCGGATATTATGtactatattattttagtttatttttacttataaaagattttattgaatattaaacagattaaaacaataatagaGAAAATAGCTCTCCATTGCTGTGTtagtttaaaacaatattttagcttgtttcttcattttgttgtgttagtttttttttcttgacttttatatatttactctattaaaatagagtcattCTTTTTATCTACTGGTTGTCATTTAAATTAGGACTATTTCtagagttttaaaaataatagacACCATATAGTTGATTGAACcacattaattaaattaaaccaacacgATTAGTATgtgtaaattaaattaaaaaatggtgGTTATCTATGGGATAAGTCTTAGGCTTACTTTTGTTTTTAGGACAAATTATATGGTTTGATTTTTGGGCTTAGTATTAaggagaaaattcaaaaaaaaattgaataaacttTCCACCTTAATGAATCAAAAAATCAATTACTATTTTCAGGCCCAAAggtgtttaatatttttaacaaaacaaaattatccATTATTAATCACTTATTTAAATCATGTACtctaaaatatgttaatgtattttttattttaagtaacAATCACTCTGTTTTGATAATTTTCAAAGTTaactttaaataatttattgttttttcttaaataatttactgatttaaaaaaaaattaaacgtaaagcaaaaccaaaaaccaaatctaaaaactaaaaaccaaaatctgaaaactcgggttattttttttatttacaaaataaactattgcaattttttaaaacaaatttgtcattttttcagttttaaattatatgttcGATTATTTGAGATTTGCTTGTTGGTAATATCAGTTCAAACTAACTCAGCagatctaaaaactaaaacccaAAAGCaaaattcgaaaataaaaaatagaaacttaaaaactaaaaaacaaaaatctaaatctaaaaccaaatctaaataaaaaaattgaaactaaaaactaatgcaaaacaatcatcaccaCAAATTTTGGAATTCTGATTTTGTACCAAAACATACTTtaaatgaagacaaaaattaattatataaatttttaatcaaaaaaaaattttgctcTTGAAAAGcgcagatcaaaatctagtttttaatTAATGCTTTACTAACTTTTCCGGTTTTTTATGGCCTCTAATTGTCTGAAGTTAGTGGGAACAGTTTTAAGATGGAAAGGTCATTATAATtgtttatactttttattttattgtgtttACGTGTTTTACAGAAAGAAACGtatcagaaattttatttttctgcgTTCATATCATTTGGATGTACATAAAATTTGAGACTTCAAAAATTTCAACCTCCAATTTTTACGTGTTGGTggtctaaatttattttatgtattcatTGTTTTCCAATGAGTTCAAAATGGTTAAAACTCACCATTTGTTGTGTATTTTTTAGGAAATTGTATGGCACACACCATAGGAAATATAATACCAAGCTGAGCCACTGAAAACATGATTTATAGTTGCTGTGCACTCAAACCAAGCAATCTacaacaatatattaaaaattatcagAAGTACCCATgaatatcataataaattagtaaaaaaaaggcAACTCCTTCATATTCTCATGTTTGCATTCTCATGTTTGATGAAGGAGAATAGTTCAGCTATAGTGACTGCCACATGCTTAGTCACAATCTCTGCATTAATCTTCCAAGCAATATCCGAGTTGGAGCCCAACCTGAAAAAATGAGAAAGCCTTAATCATGTCAGTACTGGAATTGGAAGAAAATATATCTCAAAACATAAATACATACCAGCTAAGATAATCTCTTGTTGGTTGGACATCAGTGTCCATAAAAAACCCGTGAAGATGACATAGTAGTCAGAGCAAGGGTTCCTGATGTTTACACATGAATGTATCAGTAATCAGATTCAGAAAACGATAACAAACTCTATATATcacaaaatgataaaattaaagCTGGATATGCTAACCTCCAATCCGTTTTGGATTCAATGTGGTGACTAAAATAGCACTTGGAGTCCTCCCATATGACTTGTACTTCAGGCAGAAATCTGCTGCAGCTTTGTCCCATATGTATAGTTTCATCAATGGTCCGCTATAATATTTAAACTCaaatgttaagataaacacacaTACAAAATGTCGATATTAATGGGCAAACTTACCCACGTGTCTGCACATGAACCCTCAGATGCCGCTTCTTTGCTATATCAACTCCGTTAAGGATGGGACAGTCCGTCAGAGGCTGCTCATTGACCAACTTCATGTGTCCAAGATAATCTGAAATAGTAAGAGTTGAGTTTGGTAATTATTGAACTTATActctttaaaaataacaaatgtatGTCTATATAGGTTAAGTTCGGTGAATATCCAAGttatacaataataataacatcAAAACGTATGTATACTATACTAAAACTTAACCCACAGATTCATGACTAAATAAATTCAGCAGTTGTTCACAGACTGAAGACTTAACCTCAAGATTTAAGAGTAAACCCCAACTGTAGCTCAATTGACTCCTACTTGCGAACGACAATTAGATAGAGGACTTACCATAAAGGTCAACCTTGAGGTCACAATTAGCTTCAAACTCCTCGTGGCTACGGAACCTGAACCAGTCTTCCTGAAAAGGAACCGGACTGTCCTAAAGAACCGAGAGGACAAAGTTCAAAGCTAACGAAATGGTGACACTATGATCAGCGACACTGGACTGATCTTTGCTTCTGGACCCGTAAAACTTGTTCAGTAAATAAACAGAACCTGCTTTCAAGTGAGGCATATACGTCTCAACTGTCCTGCTAAGATAAAACCTTGAATAACCGTTTCCTGACAACCAAACAAAATAGAAGATTAAAAGTGTTACTATGACAACCATTATCATGAGATGGAACAACTTGATGCATTCGttgatttaataaaaagtaataaaatttcGAATGGAATCAGTTGCTCAGACCATCATATGAAAGGCTTAAAACGAAACTAATATCAGATAAAAAACCACATCCTGGCCATTAGCTAGAGTAGGACGATGAGAACGTGCTTATCTACAAAACAGAGAGATCGATGAACCCGTGCTATCTACAAAACAGAAAGctctctataaaaaaaaactgcttGCGAGCTGTAGCTTCTATTGTGGCTTGAAGATATACGTTCACTCCAGGAACGAACAAACTTCAGGAATTTACCAAATCAGTTGCCAAAGGTTCGTCAGCGAAATAAGTGAACAGAATTTCCATGGAATTCCCAAGTTCTTTACAATGATCCAACAAACCTGAGAAAGAATGGATTAATAGAAACTATGTGTCACTAAACAACTCAGTTGGCATTATACTTTAGATAAATCAAACCAAAGTTAATAAGATCAAGCATCCAAGTATTCATATGAGgttgaaatataaaagaaagtACTGTTATTTTTATGTAGGAGTATGATAAATAGAAATCACTCTATAGAAGTACATCATGCCGAGATGGATTGCAATATGATTCATATATTTCATAGCTCTCTTATCATTACGTAAATGTTACTATATCAACCGATCAATAGAAGACGGACCTGCTCGTCAATGAGGAGCATCTCCACGCCAGTGAGTGTCTTCGTGTTTGGGTTTCGAGCCTCCCAAAAATGTATCAGACGAAACCGTAACTCCTCTTG includes:
- the LOC106409407 gene encoding metalloendoproteinase 1-MMP; protein product: MTLNLTHRNIALCFVLIISVILFCFPRRLSARNLPNEYTTKATQTIKVSNSTRHDFSRLVDVQLGSHVSGVSELKRYLHRFGYVKDNGSDSSKSFSDVFDGRLESAISLYQKNLGLPITGRLDTSTVTLMSSPRCGVSDTHMINNGMHVTARYTYFGGKPKWSRDTLTYAFSETHKLDYPISDDVKTVFRRAFGRWASVIPVSFKEVDDYTTANLKIGFFAGDHGDGQPFDGVLGTLAHAFAPKNGRVHFDAAETWVVNDDFGSKVAVDLESVATHEIGHLLGLGHSSRESAVMYPTLRPRTKKVDLTVDDVAGVLRLYGPNPKLRLDSLAELKDSLGNCGVSERFLSGNVTGYYALLVVLILFL